One Mixta gaviniae genomic window carries:
- the pcoE gene encoding copper resistance system metallochaperone PcoE has protein sequence MKKILVSFIAMMAVASSAWAAETMNMHDQVNNAQAPAHQMQSSAEKSAVQGESMKMMDMSGHDQAAMSHEMMQNGNSAAHQDMAEMHKKMMKSKPAASNETAKSFSEMNEHEKAAVVHEKANNGQSSVIHQQQAEKHRSQITQN, from the coding sequence ATGAAAAAGATCCTTGTATCCTTTATTGCCATGATGGCTGTCGCTTCATCTGCCTGGGCTGCAGAGACAATGAACATGCATGACCAGGTAAATAATGCCCAGGCGCCTGCCCATCAGATGCAATCATCCGCTGAAAAAAGTGCAGTTCAGGGGGAGAGCATGAAAATGATGGATATGAGCGGTCACGATCAGGCCGCAATGTCCCATGAAATGATGCAAAACGGCAATTCTGCTGCCCATCAGGACATGGCTGAAATGCATAAAAAAATGATGAAATCCAAGCCAGCAGCTTCTAACGAAACAGCAAAATCATTTTCCGAAATGAACGAGCATGAGAAAGCCGCTGTTGTGCATGAGAAGGCGAATAATGGTCAATCTTCCGTTATTCATCAGCAGCAGGCTGAAAAGCATCGCAGCCAGATCACCCAGAATTAA
- the pcoS gene encoding copper resistance membrane spanning protein PcoS, whose amino-acid sequence MRFKISLTTRLSLIFSAVMLTVWWLSSFILISTLNGYFDNQDRDFLTGKLQLTEEFLKTETFRNKTDIKSLSEKINDAMVGHNGLFISIKNMENEKIVELYAKNSVVPAVLLNKSGDILDYMIQTEENNTVYRSISRRVAVTPEQGKSKHVIITVATDTGYHTLFMDKLSTWLFWFNIGLVFISVFLGWLTTRIGLKPLREMTSLASSMTVHSLDQRLNPDLAPPEISETMQEFNNMFDRLEGAFRKLSDFSSDIAHELRTPVSNLMMQTQFALAKERDVSHYREILFANLEELKRLSRMTSDMLFLARSEHGLLRLDKHDVDLAAELNELRELFEPLADETGKTITVEGEGVVAGDSDMLRRAFSNLLSNAIKYSPDNTCTAIHLERDSDCVNVMITNTISGQVPANLERLFDRFYRADSSRFYNTEGAGLGLSITRSIIHAHGGELSAEQQGREIVFSVRLLMD is encoded by the coding sequence GTGAGGTTCAAAATTTCCCTGACCACACGCCTGAGCCTGATTTTTTCTGCGGTGATGCTTACGGTATGGTGGTTATCAAGTTTTATCCTGATTAGCACCCTTAATGGCTATTTCGATAATCAGGACCGCGATTTTCTGACAGGTAAACTTCAGCTCACCGAAGAGTTTCTTAAAACAGAGACGTTCAGGAACAAAACGGATATTAAGTCATTATCAGAAAAAATAAACGATGCGATGGTGGGGCACAATGGCTTATTCATTTCTATAAAAAACATGGAAAATGAAAAAATTGTTGAACTCTATGCCAAAAATTCTGTTGTTCCAGCGGTCCTGCTTAATAAGTCGGGTGATATTCTCGACTATATGATCCAGACGGAAGAAAATAACACCGTGTACCGCAGTATCTCGCGGCGGGTTGCCGTGACGCCGGAACAGGGTAAAAGCAAACATGTCATCATTACGGTTGCCACGGATACTGGGTATCACACCCTGTTTATGGACAAACTCAGTACCTGGCTGTTCTGGTTCAATATCGGTCTGGTCTTTATTTCTGTTTTTCTGGGCTGGCTGACCACACGTATTGGTCTGAAACCGCTACGGGAAATGACCAGTCTGGCTTCCTCCATGACCGTACACAGCCTGGATCAGCGTCTAAATCCCGATCTGGCTCCGCCGGAAATCTCTGAGACCATGCAGGAGTTCAATAATATGTTTGATCGCCTGGAGGGGGCATTCCGGAAACTGTCAGATTTCTCGTCTGACATCGCGCATGAGCTGCGCACACCAGTCAGTAATCTGATGATGCAGACGCAGTTTGCACTGGCTAAGGAAAGGGATGTTTCGCATTACCGCGAAATTTTATTCGCTAACCTGGAAGAACTGAAAAGGTTGTCACGAATGACCAGTGACATGCTTTTTCTGGCACGTTCAGAGCATGGTCTGCTGCGGCTGGATAAACATGATGTGGATCTGGCAGCCGAACTGAATGAATTACGTGAGTTGTTCGAGCCCCTGGCAGACGAAACAGGAAAGACAATCACGGTTGAAGGAGAGGGCGTTGTTGCCGGAGACAGCGATATGCTCCGACGTGCTTTCAGTAACCTGCTTTCCAATGCAATCAAGTATTCTCCCGATAACACCTGTACAGCGATACACCTTGAGCGTGACAGTGACTGTGTGAACGTGATGATTACGAATACGATATCCGGCCAGGTTCCCGCTAATCTGGAACGTTTGTTTGACCGGTTCTATCGCGCAGACTCATCAAGGTTCTACAACACGGAAGGCGCGGGGCTGGGATTATCAATTACAAGGTCGATCATTCATGCTCACGGCGGCGAGCTGTCAGCAGAACAGCAGGGGCGGGAAATTGTGTTCAGTGTGCGTCTGTTAATGGATTAA